Proteins encoded together in one Kutzneria kofuensis window:
- a CDS encoding NADH-quinone oxidoreductase subunit G gives MTVAPEKPSSSELVVPEGHVKLTIDGLEVVAPKGELLIRTAERLGIVVPRFCDHPLLDPAGACRQCLVEVEMGGRPMPKPQASCTMTVADGMVVKTQHTSPVADKAQQGVMELLLINHPLDCPICDKGGECPLQNQALAHGRSDSRFVETKRTFPKPIPISSQVLLDRERCVLCQRCTRFSKQIAGDPFIDLLERGAQQQIGIAEEQPFQSYFSGNTIQICPVGALTSAAYRFRARPFDLMSTPSVCEHCSSGCAQRSDWRRGKVMRRLAGDDPAVNEEWNCDKGRFAFRYATAADRLLRPMVRDAETGDLVETSWTDALRAAAEGLAAAKAGGGAGVLAGGRLTVEDAYAYAKFARVALGSNDVDFRARPHSAEELDFLSSHVVGTSPDNGGVTYADLEKAPAVLCVAFEPEEESPIVFLRLRKAARTGRTKVFHLGQHTSGAVEKTNGTLLRCVPGGEPAAIEGLFFNSTTAEAFEALSGSGAVILVGERAAEIPGLFSSVLRLAERTGARAAWIPRRAGERGALEAGVLPNLLPGGRLVTDPTLRAEVEQAWGLEAGALPAEPGRDTDGILAAAASGELAGLLVGGVDPYDLADPELALRALEKAFVVSLELRPSAVTERADVVLPIAPSSEKSGSYRNWENRDRAFSTTLDGTGALPDCRVLDTLAVEMDADLFTQTPAAAAANLARLGEPRTSRRAEPPAVPAPPAPVAAAGKVLLASWRQLIDNGSLQDDEPNLAGTARTAVVRVSPATADRLGVVEGHAATVATDRGSVTLPVELADLPEDVVWLPGNSGGSRLRRTLGVGHGAAVTLHAGGGDA, from the coding sequence ATGACTGTCGCACCTGAGAAGCCTTCTTCGTCGGAACTCGTCGTTCCCGAGGGCCACGTCAAGCTCACCATCGACGGCCTGGAAGTGGTGGCCCCCAAGGGAGAGCTGCTGATCCGCACCGCCGAGCGGCTGGGCATCGTGGTGCCGCGGTTCTGCGACCACCCGCTGCTCGACCCGGCCGGCGCCTGCCGGCAGTGCCTGGTCGAGGTGGAGATGGGCGGCCGGCCGATGCCGAAGCCGCAGGCCAGCTGCACCATGACCGTCGCCGACGGCATGGTGGTCAAGACCCAGCACACCTCGCCGGTGGCCGACAAGGCCCAGCAGGGCGTGATGGAGCTGCTGCTGATCAACCACCCGCTGGACTGCCCGATCTGCGACAAGGGCGGCGAGTGCCCGCTGCAGAACCAGGCGCTGGCCCACGGCCGCAGCGACTCCCGGTTCGTGGAGACCAAGCGGACCTTCCCCAAGCCGATCCCGATCTCCAGCCAGGTGCTGCTGGACCGGGAGCGCTGCGTGCTGTGCCAGCGCTGCACCCGGTTCTCCAAGCAGATCGCCGGCGACCCGTTCATCGACCTGCTGGAGCGCGGCGCGCAGCAGCAGATCGGCATCGCCGAGGAGCAGCCGTTCCAGAGCTACTTCTCCGGCAACACCATCCAGATCTGCCCGGTCGGCGCGCTCACCAGCGCCGCCTACCGGTTCCGTGCCCGCCCGTTCGACCTGATGTCCACGCCGAGCGTGTGCGAGCACTGCTCGTCCGGCTGCGCACAGCGTTCGGACTGGCGGCGCGGCAAGGTGATGCGCCGGCTGGCCGGCGACGACCCGGCCGTGAACGAGGAGTGGAACTGCGACAAGGGCCGGTTCGCCTTCCGCTACGCCACCGCCGCCGACCGCCTGCTGCGGCCGATGGTGCGTGACGCGGAGACCGGCGACCTGGTCGAGACCTCGTGGACGGACGCGCTGCGCGCGGCCGCCGAGGGCCTGGCCGCGGCCAAGGCAGGCGGCGGCGCGGGCGTGCTGGCCGGCGGCCGGCTGACCGTCGAGGACGCCTACGCGTACGCCAAGTTCGCGCGAGTCGCCTTGGGCAGCAACGACGTGGACTTCCGGGCGCGGCCGCATTCCGCCGAGGAACTGGACTTCCTGTCCTCGCACGTGGTCGGCACCTCCCCGGACAACGGCGGCGTCACCTACGCCGACCTGGAGAAAGCGCCCGCGGTGCTGTGCGTCGCCTTCGAGCCGGAGGAGGAGTCGCCGATCGTCTTCCTGCGGCTGCGCAAGGCGGCCCGCACCGGTCGGACGAAGGTGTTCCACCTCGGCCAGCACACCAGCGGCGCCGTCGAGAAGACCAACGGCACGCTGCTGCGCTGTGTTCCCGGCGGCGAGCCGGCGGCGATCGAGGGCCTGTTCTTCAACTCCACCACCGCGGAGGCGTTCGAGGCGCTGTCCGGCAGCGGGGCGGTGATCCTCGTCGGCGAGCGCGCCGCCGAGATCCCCGGCCTGTTCTCCTCGGTGCTGCGGCTGGCCGAGCGCACCGGCGCCCGCGCGGCGTGGATCCCGCGCCGGGCCGGCGAACGCGGCGCGCTGGAGGCCGGCGTGCTGCCGAACCTGCTGCCCGGCGGGCGTCTGGTCACCGACCCGACGCTGCGGGCCGAGGTCGAGCAGGCGTGGGGCCTGGAGGCCGGCGCGCTGCCGGCCGAGCCGGGCCGCGACACCGACGGCATCCTGGCCGCGGCGGCGTCCGGCGAGCTGGCCGGCCTGCTGGTCGGCGGCGTCGACCCGTACGACCTGGCCGACCCGGAGCTGGCACTGCGGGCGCTGGAGAAGGCGTTCGTGGTCAGCCTGGAGCTGCGGCCCAGCGCCGTCACCGAGCGGGCCGACGTCGTGCTGCCGATCGCGCCGTCCTCGGAGAAGTCCGGCAGCTACCGCAACTGGGAGAACCGCGACCGCGCCTTCAGCACCACGCTGGACGGCACCGGCGCGCTGCCCGACTGCCGGGTGCTGGACACGCTGGCCGTGGAGATGGACGCGGACCTGTTCACGCAGACGCCCGCGGCCGCGGCGGCGAACCTGGCCCGGCTGGGCGAGCCGCGCACCAGCCGCCGGGCCGAGCCGCCCGCGGTGCCCGCGCCGCCGGCCCCGGTCGCGGCCGCCGGCAAGGTGTTGCTGGCCAGCTGGCGGCAGCTGATCGACAACGGCTCGCTCCAGGACGACGAGCCGAACCTGGCCGGCACGGCCCGCACCGCGGTGGTCCGCGTGTCGCCGGCGACCGCCGACCGGCTCGGCGTCGTAGAGGGGCACGCCGCGACCGTGGCCACCGACCGGGGCAGCGTGACGCTGCCGGTCGAGCTGGCCGACCTGCCGGAGGACGTGGTGTGGCTGCCGGGCAACTCCGGCGGCTCGCGGCTGCGGCGGACTTTGGGCGTCGGGCACGGCGCCGCGGTGACCTTGCACGCTGGCGGAGGTGACGCATGA
- the nuoH gene encoding NADH-quinone oxidoreductase subunit NuoH, producing MRYLASAPSPNTGQLLAGDPLWLVIVKTLAIFVFLVVMTLFMIWFERRVVARMQHRPGPNRVGPAGLLQSLADGLKLAFKEDIRPVLADKWVFFLAPVISAVPAFLAFSVMPFGGEVNIFGYDTALQLADLPVGVLVVLACSSIGVYGIVLSGWSSGSPYPLLGALRSAAQVISYEIAMGLSIVGVILLSHSLSTAEIVNSQQGPWYVLTLFPSFVIYVISMVGETNRAPFDLAEAESELVGGFHTEYSSLKFALFFLAEYINMVTVSAFATTLFLGGWHAPLPFNLIGDGYFDTGWWGLLWFVGKMMVLLFTFVWLRGTLPRMRYDQFMRIGWKVLVPVSLVWIVLVVCVRAFPHANDWGAAGMIMLIGIMIVAVLVVVALIPERKQAADPDRVMVTGGGYPLPPLDLKVPKAPKRRQAVAKPAAPQEPAAVAASSTPKEASDGDS from the coding sequence ATGAGGTACCTGGCATCAGCTCCCAGCCCGAACACGGGACAGCTGCTGGCCGGCGACCCGCTGTGGCTGGTGATCGTCAAGACCCTGGCGATCTTCGTCTTCCTGGTCGTGATGACGCTGTTCATGATCTGGTTCGAGCGCCGGGTCGTGGCCAGGATGCAGCACCGGCCCGGCCCCAACCGGGTCGGCCCGGCCGGCCTCCTGCAGTCCCTGGCGGACGGCCTGAAGCTGGCGTTCAAGGAGGACATCCGGCCGGTCCTGGCCGACAAGTGGGTGTTCTTCCTGGCGCCGGTGATCTCCGCGGTGCCGGCGTTCCTCGCCTTCTCGGTGATGCCGTTCGGCGGCGAGGTCAACATCTTCGGCTACGACACCGCGCTGCAGCTGGCCGACCTGCCCGTCGGCGTGCTGGTGGTGCTGGCCTGCTCGTCCATCGGCGTCTACGGCATCGTGCTGTCCGGGTGGTCGTCGGGCTCGCCGTACCCGCTGCTCGGCGCGCTGCGCTCGGCCGCGCAGGTGATCTCGTACGAGATCGCGATGGGCCTGTCCATCGTCGGCGTGATCCTGCTGTCGCACTCGCTGTCCACCGCCGAGATCGTGAACTCGCAGCAGGGCCCGTGGTACGTGCTCACGCTGTTCCCGAGCTTCGTGATCTACGTGATCTCCATGGTCGGCGAGACCAACCGGGCCCCGTTCGACCTCGCCGAGGCCGAGTCGGAGCTGGTCGGCGGCTTCCACACCGAGTACAGCTCGCTGAAGTTCGCGCTGTTCTTCCTGGCCGAGTACATCAACATGGTCACCGTCTCGGCCTTCGCCACCACGCTGTTCCTCGGCGGCTGGCACGCGCCGCTGCCGTTCAACCTGATCGGCGACGGCTACTTCGACACCGGCTGGTGGGGCCTGCTCTGGTTCGTCGGCAAGATGATGGTGCTGCTGTTCACCTTCGTCTGGCTGCGCGGCACCCTGCCCCGCATGCGCTACGACCAGTTCATGCGCATCGGCTGGAAGGTCCTGGTGCCGGTCAGCCTGGTGTGGATCGTGCTCGTGGTGTGCGTCCGCGCGTTCCCGCACGCCAACGACTGGGGCGCGGCCGGCATGATCATGCTGATCGGAATCATGATCGTGGCCGTCCTCGTGGTCGTCGCGCTCATCCCCGAGCGCAAGCAGGCCGCCGACCCGGACCGGGTCATGGTCACCGGCGGCGGCTACCCGCTGCCCCCGCTGGACCTGAAGGTCCCGAAGGCGCCCAAGCGCCGCCAGGCCGTGGCCAAACCGGCCGCACCGCAAGAGCCCGCTGCCGTGGCGGCGTCGTCCACCCCGAAGGAGGCCAGCGATGGGGATTCTTGA
- the nuoI gene encoding NADH-quinone oxidoreductase subunit NuoI, whose product MGILDPLKGFGVTFSTMFKKVVTEQYPEDYRPTAARYHGRHQLNRHPDGLEKCVGCELCAWACPADAIFVEGGDNTEDARYSPGERYGKDYQINYLRCIGCGLCIEACPTRSLTMTNFYELADDDRQRLIFTKEDLMAPLLAGMEQPPHPMRLGENEQDYYVNGPELARGEAAK is encoded by the coding sequence ATGGGGATTCTTGATCCCCTCAAGGGCTTCGGCGTCACCTTCTCGACGATGTTCAAGAAGGTCGTGACCGAGCAGTACCCGGAGGACTACCGGCCGACCGCCGCCCGCTACCACGGCCGGCACCAGCTCAACCGGCACCCGGACGGGCTGGAGAAGTGCGTCGGCTGCGAGCTGTGCGCGTGGGCCTGCCCGGCCGACGCGATCTTCGTCGAGGGCGGCGACAACACCGAGGACGCGCGCTACTCGCCCGGTGAGCGGTACGGCAAGGACTACCAGATCAACTACCTCCGGTGCATCGGCTGCGGCCTGTGCATCGAGGCCTGCCCGACCCGGTCGCTGACCATGACCAACTTCTACGAGTTGGCCGACGACGACCGACAGCGCCTGATCTTCACCAAGGAAGACCTGATGGCGCCGCTGCTGGCCGGCATGGAGCAGCCGCCGCACCCGATGCGGCTGGGCGAGAACGAGCAGGACTACTACGTGAACGGTCCTGAGCTGGCCCGAGGGGAGGCGGCCAAGTGA
- a CDS encoding NADH-quinone oxidoreductase subunit J, translated as MQQQQTAPPPADVVTTGEAVGFWILGPLALLGGLGMLFARNAVHSALFLVLTMLSLGVLYMLQQAPFLGFVQIIVYTGAVMMLFLFVLMLVGRDSSDSVVEVLRGQRVIAAVFGIGFAGVAVSALLRAVSQVPSAGLAQANQGGNLTNVGKLIFTDYLFPFELTSALLITAAVGAMVLAFVGKSKQALKSQRELVIERFRGNRPSPLPGPGVFATANSVATPALLPDGSVAPESLSELIEATASETFEHDRAEVAGTEHHADAHALTGTGTAEEANR; from the coding sequence ATGCAACAGCAGCAGACCGCGCCGCCGCCGGCGGACGTGGTCACCACGGGCGAGGCGGTCGGCTTCTGGATCCTCGGCCCGCTGGCCCTGCTCGGCGGCCTGGGCATGCTGTTCGCCCGCAACGCCGTGCACTCCGCGCTGTTCCTGGTGCTGACGATGCTCAGCCTCGGCGTGCTGTACATGCTGCAGCAGGCGCCGTTCCTGGGCTTCGTGCAGATCATCGTCTACACCGGCGCGGTGATGATGCTGTTCCTGTTCGTGCTGATGCTGGTCGGCCGGGACAGCTCCGACTCGGTGGTGGAAGTGCTGCGCGGGCAGCGGGTGATCGCCGCGGTCTTCGGCATCGGCTTCGCCGGCGTCGCCGTCTCGGCGCTGCTGCGCGCGGTGTCCCAGGTGCCCTCGGCCGGGCTGGCCCAGGCCAACCAGGGCGGCAACCTGACCAACGTCGGCAAGCTGATCTTCACCGACTACCTGTTCCCGTTCGAGCTGACCTCGGCGCTGCTGATCACCGCCGCCGTCGGCGCGATGGTGCTGGCCTTCGTCGGCAAGAGCAAGCAGGCCCTCAAGTCCCAGCGCGAGCTGGTGATCGAGCGCTTCCGCGGCAACCGGCCCTCCCCGCTGCCCGGCCCGGGTGTGTTCGCCACCGCCAACTCGGTGGCCACCCCGGCGCTGCTGCCGGACGGCTCCGTCGCGCCCGAGTCACTGTCCGAGCTGATCGAGGCCACCGCCTCGGAGACGTTCGAGCACGACCGGGCCGAGGTCGCCGGCACCGAGCACCACGCCGACGCGCACGCGCTGACCGGCACCGGCACGGCCGAGGAGGCGAACCGATGA
- the nuoK gene encoding NADH-quinone oxidoreductase subunit NuoK — MTPTYYLLLSALLFSIGAIGVLVRRNAIVVFMCVELMLNAVNLTLVTFSRINGQLDGQVMGFFVMVVAAAEVVVGLAIIMAIFRTRRSASVDDSNLLKY; from the coding sequence ATGACGCCGACGTACTACCTGCTGCTGTCCGCGCTGCTGTTCAGCATCGGCGCGATCGGCGTGCTGGTGCGGCGCAACGCGATCGTGGTGTTCATGTGCGTCGAGCTGATGCTCAACGCCGTGAACCTCACGCTGGTCACGTTCTCGCGGATCAACGGCCAGCTCGACGGCCAGGTGATGGGCTTCTTCGTGATGGTGGTGGCCGCCGCCGAGGTCGTGGTCGGCCTGGCGATCATCATGGCCATCTTCCGGACCCGTCGCTCGGCCTCGGTCGACGACTCGAACCTGCTCAAGTACTAA
- the nuoL gene encoding NADH-quinone oxidoreductase subunit L translates to MTDISAVGQSAWLLLALPLVGAVVLLLAGKAANKWGHLLGCATVLAAFVYGVILFFDTTSHDAAHRVSELHIFSWIPVQALQVDFGLRLDPLSVTFVLLITGVGSLIHIYSIGYMSHDDGRRRFFAYLNLFVAAMLLLVLGNGFVTLYFGWEGVGLASYLLIGWYQNRPSAATAAKKAFLMNRVGDVGLAIAIFLMFTNLGTTQYSEVFSRINTLSPGTILAISLLLLLGACGKSGQFPLQAWLPDAMEGPTPVSALIHAATMVTAGVYLIARSNPIYNLTEDGRLVVTIIGTITLLIGCIVGCAYDDIKKVLAYSTVSQIGYMILAVSLGPIGYALGIVHLLTHGFFKAGLFLGAGSVMHGMNDEVDMRKFGGLYKRMPITFVTFGLGYLALIGFPFLSGYYSKDAIIEAAFSGEGWHAWVFGGAAMLGVALTAFYMTRLMLMTFFGKERWKDIKSEDGKDFHPHESPAVMTVPMIILAVGSIGAGWFLTSGDRLAQWLEPSLGQLREAEAGPIPEIGLTVISLALMVIGAGLAWLFVGRKDVPLEKPAKVSWPVRAARADLYGNALNEALFAKPGEALTRGLVVMDDKGVDGAVTGLAGTLGFLSSLLRRTQTGFVRSYALTMLGGSVLVVAALLMVRFS, encoded by the coding sequence ATGACGGATATCTCCGCGGTCGGGCAGTCCGCCTGGCTGCTGCTCGCGTTGCCCCTGGTCGGCGCGGTCGTGCTGCTGCTCGCCGGCAAGGCCGCCAACAAGTGGGGCCACCTGCTCGGCTGCGCGACGGTGCTCGCCGCCTTCGTGTACGGCGTGATCCTGTTCTTCGACACCACCAGTCACGACGCCGCGCACCGGGTCTCGGAGCTGCACATCTTCTCCTGGATCCCGGTGCAGGCCCTGCAGGTCGACTTCGGCCTGCGGCTGGACCCGCTGTCGGTGACCTTCGTGCTGCTGATCACCGGCGTCGGCTCGCTGATCCACATCTACTCGATCGGCTACATGTCGCACGACGACGGGCGGCGGCGGTTCTTCGCCTACCTCAACCTGTTCGTCGCGGCGATGCTGCTGCTGGTGCTGGGCAACGGCTTCGTGACGCTGTACTTCGGCTGGGAGGGCGTGGGTCTCGCGTCGTACCTGCTGATCGGCTGGTACCAGAACCGGCCGTCCGCGGCGACCGCGGCCAAGAAGGCGTTCCTGATGAACCGGGTCGGCGACGTCGGCCTGGCCATCGCCATCTTCCTGATGTTCACCAACCTCGGCACCACGCAGTACAGCGAGGTCTTCTCGCGGATCAACACGCTGTCGCCGGGCACGATCCTGGCCATCAGCCTGCTGCTCCTGCTCGGCGCCTGCGGCAAGTCCGGCCAGTTCCCGCTCCAGGCCTGGTTGCCGGACGCCATGGAGGGCCCGACCCCGGTCTCCGCCCTCATCCACGCGGCAACCATGGTCACCGCCGGTGTGTACCTGATCGCCCGGTCCAACCCGATCTACAACCTCACCGAGGACGGGCGGCTGGTCGTCACCATCATCGGCACGATCACGCTGCTGATCGGGTGCATCGTCGGCTGCGCCTACGACGACATCAAGAAGGTGCTGGCGTACTCGACCGTCAGCCAGATCGGCTACATGATCCTCGCGGTCAGCCTCGGCCCGATCGGCTACGCGCTCGGCATCGTGCACCTGCTCACGCACGGCTTCTTCAAGGCGGGGCTGTTCCTCGGGGCCGGGTCGGTCATGCACGGCATGAACGACGAGGTCGACATGCGCAAGTTCGGCGGCCTGTACAAGCGGATGCCGATCACGTTCGTCACCTTCGGCCTCGGCTACCTGGCCCTGATCGGCTTCCCGTTCCTGTCCGGCTACTACTCCAAGGACGCCATCATCGAGGCGGCGTTCTCGGGTGAGGGCTGGCACGCCTGGGTGTTCGGCGGGGCGGCCATGCTCGGCGTCGCGCTGACCGCGTTCTACATGACCCGGCTGATGCTGATGACCTTCTTCGGCAAGGAACGCTGGAAGGACATCAAGTCCGAGGACGGCAAGGACTTCCACCCGCACGAGTCGCCGGCCGTGATGACCGTGCCGATGATCATCCTGGCCGTCGGCTCCATCGGCGCCGGCTGGTTCCTGACCAGCGGCGACCGGCTGGCGCAGTGGCTGGAGCCGTCGCTCGGTCAGCTCCGGGAGGCCGAGGCGGGTCCGATCCCGGAGATCGGCCTGACGGTGATCTCCCTGGCGCTCATGGTGATCGGCGCCGGGCTGGCCTGGCTGTTCGTGGGGCGCAAGGACGTTCCGCTGGAGAAGCCGGCCAAGGTCTCCTGGCCGGTCCGCGCGGCCCGCGCCGACCTGTACGGCAACGCCCTGAACGAGGCGCTGTTCGCCAAGCCGGGCGAGGCGCTCACCCGGGGCCTGGTCGTCATGGACGACAAGGGCGTCGACGGCGCCGTCACGGGACTGGCCGGCACCCTCGGCTTCCTGTCCTCGCTGCTGCGACGCACCCAGACCGGGTTCGTCAGGTCCTACGCGCTGACCATGCTGGGCGGCTCCGTCCTGGTGGTCGCGGCTCTGCTGATGGTGAGGTTCTCCTGA